The Gammaproteobacteria bacterium sequence ATCCTCGGCATGCACCTCCGGCTTTGCAACCCACGTCGAAGCCAGGTCGCCCCCAGTTGTGTCGATTCATGGACATCTTATAGGGCGCGAAGTTCGCTGTCATGCAGCTTGGCCGCGCGTGATGCGATGACACCGAGATTTCGCTATTCTTTGGCTCCCTTGCCGCAGCCTGTTCAAACAATGCTTGTTTTGCCCGGAAACAGCGCCTTTTCCGAGTTCCGCCGTTGCCGGCTGCTGGACGACTTGCTGCGCCTCGATGTCGGCATTACGGATGTTCGCGCCCGCCATCTGCATTTTGTGGCTTCGACACAGCCGCTGACCCTTTCCCAACAGGCCATCCTCGACAAGTTGCTAATCGAGACGCCTGAGGTGGACACCGAAGCGGAGGGGCAGCTGTTCCTGGTCATCCCTCGACCGGGAACGATCTCGCCGTGGGCGAGCAAGGCCACCGACATCGCGCACAGCTGCGGACTGATCGACATCACGCGCATCGAGCGTGGTGTGGCCTATCGCGTCGCTTGCGAGCATGACCTGGACGCGCCGGTTCGCGCCGGCGTGACCGCCCTGATCCACGATCGCATGACACAATCGGTGATACACGAAGTCGATGCGGCGGCTCAGCTTTTCAGCAACGCACAACCAGCGCGCCTTCGGACGATCGAACTCGGCGCCGACACGAATGCCGCGCTGGCCGCGGCCAATCGCCATATGGGGCTGGCTTTGTCCGAGGACGAGATCGGCTATCTGGCGACACATTATGCCGCCATGGCGCGTGCCCCCACGGACGTGGAACTCATGATGTTCGCGCAGGCCAATTCCGAGCACTGCCGGCACAAGATATTCAACGCTCGATGGAGCATCGACGGCAAACCGCAGGGCGCATCGTTGTTCGACATGATCCGCAACACGTACCGGTGCGCGCCGGACGGCGTGTTATCCGCCTATCACGATAACGCGGCGGTCATCGAAGGTTCGCGCGTACGACGTTTCTGGCCCGTCTCCGATACGCGGATATATACGGCATGCGAGGAAGACGCGCATATCGTCATGAAGGTGGAGACGCACAATCATCCCACCGCCATCTCGCCGTTTCCGGGCGCGGCCACCGGCGCGGGCGGCGAGATCCGTGACGGTGCGGCCACCGGCATCGGCGGCAAGCCGGTGGCGGGTCTGTGCGGCTTTTCGGTCTCGAACCTGCGTATTCCGGGGTTCGAACAGCCCTGGGAGCACAATTGCGGCAAGCCGGCGCGCATCGCCTCGGCGCTGGACATCATGCTGCAAGGTCCGCTCGGCGCGGCGGCGTTTAATAACGAGTTTGGACGGCCAGTCATCGCTGGGTATTTCCGCACGCTTGAACAGCAGGTTCCTGGCGCGGATGGCACAGAGATGCGGGGCTATCACAAACCCATCATGCTGGCCGGCGGCATTGGCCATATCCGTGGCGCGCACATCGACAAGCGCGCCGTCCCGAGTGGCGCGCCGGTGGTCGTGCTGGGCGGGCCGGCGATGCTCATCGGTCTGGGCGGCGGCGCGGCATCCAGCATGGCCAGCGGCGTCAGTGATGAAACGCTGGATTTCGCCTCCGTGCAGCGCGGCAACCCGGAGATGCAACGGCGTTGTCAGGAGGTGATCGACCGCTGCGTGGCGCAGGGCGCCGATAATCCCATTCTGTCGATTCACGATGTCGGCGCTGGCGGGCTCGCCAACGCGATCCCGGAACTGCTTGCAGACGCGGGCCGCGGCGGGCGTATCGAGCTGCGCGCGATCCCTAACATCGAACCCGGCATGTCGCCACTGGAAATCTGGTGCAACGAAGCACAGGAGCGTTATGTGCTGGCAATAGACGCGGCGCGCCTGGCGCATTTCGAGCGCTTGTGCGAACGCGAACGGTGCCCGTATGCCGTCGTCGGCCACAGCACCGATGACACGCAACTGATCGTCGAGGATCGCCATTTCGGCAATGCGCCGATCGACTTGCCGCTGGCAATGCTGCTCGGCAACCCACCAAGAATGCACCGCAATGTACGACGCGCGGCCGTTCCTCAGCGCGCTTTCGATACCCGCGGGATTTCCAACGACGAAGCCGTGGACCGCGTGTTGCGCCTGCCCGCGGTCGCCAGCAAGAGTTTTCTGATCACCATCGGCGACCGCACCGTCGGCGGGCTGGTGGCGCGCGATCAGATGGTCGGGCCGTGGCAGGTGCCAGTGGCGGACGTGGGCGTTACCTGCGCCGATCTTTACGGTCATGCGGGCCAGGCAATGGCCTTGGGCGAACGCGCGCCGGTCGCGCTGGTCGATCCTGTGGCGTCCGGACGCATGGCGGTCGGCGAGGCCATCACTAACATCGCGGCGGCCTCGATCGCGCGACTAGCCGATGTGCGTCTGTCCGCCAACTGGATGGCCGCGGCGGGACACAACGGCGACGACGCCGCGCTGTTCGACACCGTGCGCGCCGTGGGTCTGGAGCTGTGTCCGGCGCTGGGCATCGCCATCCCGGTCGGCAAGGATTCGCTGTCCATGAAAACCCAGTGGGGACAGGATGGCCAAGAGCGCGAGGTCATGGCGCCGCTGTCGCTGATCGTTTCGGCATTCGCGCCGGTCAGCGATGTGCGACGCACCTTGACGCCGCAATTGCGCACCGACTGCGGTGAAACCGAACTGCTGCTCATTGATCTGGGGCAGGGCAGGAATCGGCTAGGTGGCTCAGCACTGGCGCAGGTTTTCGGGCAGGTCGGCGATAGCGCGCCGGATGTGGACGACCCGGAAAAGCTCAAAACTTTCTTTGACGCGATCCAGACGCTGAATCGCGAGAATCTGCTGCTCGCGTATCACGATCGTTCCGATGGCGGGCTTTTCGTCACCTTATGCGAGTTGGCGTTCGCGGGTCGCGCGGGCTTCGACATCGACGTCGGGCGCCTGGGTGACGATCCTATGGCCGTGCTGTTCAGCGAGGAACTGGGCGCGGTGGTACAGCTGCGGCGCAAGGATGCAGCGCGGGTGCTTGGAGCACTGACCAAAGCAGGCTTGCGAGATTGCAGTCACGTATTGGGCGCGATCAATCAAGACGATCGAATCGTGATCCGCGCGCGGGACAAGACGCTAATCCATCGACGCAGAACCGATCTGCATAAACGCTGGGCGGAAACCAGCTATCGCATGCAGGCGTTGCGCGATTATCCGGACTGCGCGGCGCAGGAATTCGAGGCCCTGATCGACGACGCGGATCCGCTACGCGCGGTACGGGTTACTTTCGATGCCGACGAAGACATCGCCGCACCGCTGATCGCAACGGGCGTACGTCCGCGCATCGCCATCCTGCGTGAACAAGGCATCAACGGACAAATAGAAATGGCGGCGGCCTTCGACCGCGCAGGCTTCGCGGCGGTGGACGTGCGCATGACCGACCTGTTGGCCTGTCGCGCTTCGCTGGACGATTTCAAAGGCATCGTGGCCGGCGGCGGATTTTCCTATGGCGACGTGCTGGGTGCCGGCGGCGGCTGGGCCAGATCGATCCTGTTCAACGCGCGCCTGCGCGATCAGTTCCAGACATTTTTCGATCGCGACGACACCTTCGGGCTAGGTGTGTGCAACGGCTGCCAGATGTTTTCTAAACTTGGCGAACTCATTCCCGGCAGTGCGCATTGGCCGCGTTTCGTGTGCAATGAATCCGAGCAGTTCGAGGCGCGCGTGAGCCTGGTCGAGGTGTCGTCTTCGCCTTCAATATTGCTGGACGGCATGCACGGTGCGGTGCTGCCGATTGCGGTCGCGCACGGCGAGGGCCGCGCGGATTTTCACGATCGGGATCCGCACGCCGTGCTTGCATCGGGCCTGGTGACCTTGCGCTACGTCGATCACCAGTCGCAGGCTACGATACGTTATCCGCACAATCCCAACGGCTCGCCGCTCGGCATCGCCGGTCTGACGACGGCCGACGGCCGGTTCACAATCATGATGCCGCACCCGGAGCGCGTGTTCCGCACCGTGCAGCATTCGTGGCATCCGGATTGCTGGGGCGAAGACAGTCCCTGGCTGCGGCTGTTCCGCAACGCGCGGGCGTGGCTGGGTTAAACTCATATGTCCCGCGCTGAAGCGACCACGGTCGGCGCTTGTTCCAATTGTGGATGAACTGAAAAGGAATGTATCGATGAACCGGTTCTACGCACTTGCACTCGGATTGCTGATATCGCTGACGCCGGTGCCGGGCTGGACGGCGCTGGCCAACCGTGACGGCAATGCGGGCTCGCTCGATTACGCGGCGTTCGGCGCCAGCGATGCCACGGGCATCGGCGCGATCCCGTTAACCGAGGGCTACGTGTTCAAGATCGCGGATATTCTGGCCATTCGCGGGCAGCCGGTGGCGCTCTACAATCTCGGTATACCCGCCGCCACCGCGCCTGACATCGAGGACGCCGTCGAGCTGTTCCTGCTTGGTCAGCAGGATGCCGATCTGATCGCTTTGTGGACCGGCGCCAACGACATCATTCAGGGCGTCACGGCCCTGGAGTTCCGGACATCTTTGCGGTCCATCCTGTCGCAGCTACGCGCGAATACGAGTGCGGCGATTCTCGTCGCAAATCTGGTGAAGCTAAACAGGCTGCCGCGCTTCGTCGAAGACCCAAGCCCGAGAGTGACGCCCAGGCGCGTGGCTGCGTTCAACCGCATCATTCACCGCCAGGCAGCCGCGTTTCGGGCGCCAGTGGTGAATCTATTCGGCGACATCACGCCCGGCGATGCCGTGACCAGCGATCTCGACGGTTTCCATCCCAATAATCTGGGCCATCGGCGCATCGCCGCGCTCTTTCTGCGCAAGATTCTGCCGCGGCTCTAGAGTCAGAGGCAAACGTGTGCGGCCTTAGCGGCCGCGCCAGCGTAGCAACGCGCTGTCAGCGCAACGATCCGCTGC is a genomic window containing:
- the purL gene encoding phosphoribosylformylglycinamidine synthase, giving the protein MLVLPGNSAFSEFRRCRLLDDLLRLDVGITDVRARHLHFVASTQPLTLSQQAILDKLLIETPEVDTEAEGQLFLVIPRPGTISPWASKATDIAHSCGLIDITRIERGVAYRVACEHDLDAPVRAGVTALIHDRMTQSVIHEVDAAAQLFSNAQPARLRTIELGADTNAALAAANRHMGLALSEDEIGYLATHYAAMARAPTDVELMMFAQANSEHCRHKIFNARWSIDGKPQGASLFDMIRNTYRCAPDGVLSAYHDNAAVIEGSRVRRFWPVSDTRIYTACEEDAHIVMKVETHNHPTAISPFPGAATGAGGEIRDGAATGIGGKPVAGLCGFSVSNLRIPGFEQPWEHNCGKPARIASALDIMLQGPLGAAAFNNEFGRPVIAGYFRTLEQQVPGADGTEMRGYHKPIMLAGGIGHIRGAHIDKRAVPSGAPVVVLGGPAMLIGLGGGAASSMASGVSDETLDFASVQRGNPEMQRRCQEVIDRCVAQGADNPILSIHDVGAGGLANAIPELLADAGRGGRIELRAIPNIEPGMSPLEIWCNEAQERYVLAIDAARLAHFERLCERERCPYAVVGHSTDDTQLIVEDRHFGNAPIDLPLAMLLGNPPRMHRNVRRAAVPQRAFDTRGISNDEAVDRVLRLPAVASKSFLITIGDRTVGGLVARDQMVGPWQVPVADVGVTCADLYGHAGQAMALGERAPVALVDPVASGRMAVGEAITNIAAASIARLADVRLSANWMAAAGHNGDDAALFDTVRAVGLELCPALGIAIPVGKDSLSMKTQWGQDGQEREVMAPLSLIVSAFAPVSDVRRTLTPQLRTDCGETELLLIDLGQGRNRLGGSALAQVFGQVGDSAPDVDDPEKLKTFFDAIQTLNRENLLLAYHDRSDGGLFVTLCELAFAGRAGFDIDVGRLGDDPMAVLFSEELGAVVQLRRKDAARVLGALTKAGLRDCSHVLGAINQDDRIVIRARDKTLIHRRRTDLHKRWAETSYRMQALRDYPDCAAQEFEALIDDADPLRAVRVTFDADEDIAAPLIATGVRPRIAILREQGINGQIEMAAAFDRAGFAAVDVRMTDLLACRASLDDFKGIVAGGGFSYGDVLGAGGGWARSILFNARLRDQFQTFFDRDDTFGLGVCNGCQMFSKLGELIPGSAHWPRFVCNESEQFEARVSLVEVSSSPSILLDGMHGAVLPIAVAHGEGRADFHDRDPHAVLASGLVTLRYVDHQSQATIRYPHNPNGSPLGIAGLTTADGRFTIMMPHPERVFRTVQHSWHPDCWGEDSPWLRLFRNARAWLG
- a CDS encoding SGNH/GDSL hydrolase family protein; the encoded protein is MNRFYALALGLLISLTPVPGWTALANRDGNAGSLDYAAFGASDATGIGAIPLTEGYVFKIADILAIRGQPVALYNLGIPAATAPDIEDAVELFLLGQQDADLIALWTGANDIIQGVTALEFRTSLRSILSQLRANTSAAILVANLVKLNRLPRFVEDPSPRVTPRRVAAFNRIIHRQAAAFRAPVVNLFGDITPGDAVTSDLDGFHPNNLGHRRIAALFLRKILPRL